From a single Salmo salar chromosome ssa22, Ssal_v3.1, whole genome shotgun sequence genomic region:
- the LOC106582878 gene encoding host cell factor 1 isoform X2, producing MTGSMVSGTTGSTLQPRWKRVLGWSGPVPRPRHGHRAVAIKELMVVFGGGNEGIVDELHVYNTATNQWFIPAVRGDIPPGCAAYGFVCDGTRLLVFGGMVEYGKYSNDLYELQASRWEWKKLKAKTPKNGPPPCPRLGHSFSLVGNKCYLFGGLANDSEDPKNNIPRYLNDLYTLELRAGSSVVGWDIPITYGVLPPPRESHTAVVYTEKDSKKSRLIIYGGMSGCRLGDLWTLDIDTLTWTKPSVNGTAPLPRSLHSATTITNKMFVFGGWVPLVMDDVKVATHEKEWKCTNTLACLNLDSMAWESVVMDTLEDNIPRARAGHCSVAINSRLYVWSGRDGYRKAWNNQVCCKDLWYLETERPHAPSRVQLVRANTNSLEVSWGAVSTADTYLLQLQKYDIPAATAVTSPALNAATSLQGNLPKSPATAAPSAQNLPHTAILKVAAPPSGTGTSLVTVRPNQAGKSPVTVTSLLPGVRMVVPAQTAQGTPVGNSPQMSGMAALAAAAAATQKIPPSSSTVLNIPAGATLVKTMAVSPGSTTVKMASPLMVSNPATRMLKTAAAQVGTATVSSPNSPNRPIITVHKSGTVTVAQQHQVVTTMVGGVTKTITLVKSPLTMGGSGTLISNLGKMMSVVQTKPVQTSAVTGQASTNPLTQLIQTKGSLPAGTILKLVTSADGKPTTIITTSQAGGTGNKPTILNISGMSPTTTKQGTTIIKTIPMSAIMTQPGATVTSSTGKTPYTIITTKMMTTGTPGKIITTMPKLGTATGQQGLTQVVLKGAPGQPGTILRTVPMGGVRLVTPVTMSSVKPNVTTLVVKGTTGVTTLGTVTGTVSSSLAGSFVASANASLATPITTLGTIATLSSQVINPTAITVSAAQTSLTTATTLSTSTMSANQPTQVTLITTPSGVEAQPVQDLPVSFLASPTSEQPSSTEVGDGTVTMVCSNPPCETHETGTTNTATTASSDIGGVQRVCSNPPCETHETGTTNTATTASSDIGGVQRVCSNPPCETHETGTTNTATTASTDMGGAMRVCTSPPSETHETGTTNTSTIAHTIMGSNQLGTVQSSSSSHPPSLSSPPQTTTSSSPGTATGKQGPENLSTGTTFTPTTACSNMGSAQTGTVQSPKPAMGSTVCLNPPCETHETGTTNTATQSLSSMGNGQTGTVQRVCSNPPCETHETGTTNTPSQANSNMAGNQTGTVQRVCSNPPCETHETGTTNTATTATADGADSATSSTETPSTTASETTPATIQSRAITTVTQSTPAPGPSVPSILSITEGAAGSTEEPMQTDTATEGGETAMETGLSPELSEGQMGTGLSAEELAVTAAAEAAAQAAATEEAQALAIQAVLQAAQQAVMNEGDSGSTGQQAITLPIVLTQQELAALVQQQHQLQEAQAQAQAQAQAQAQAQAQAQAQAQAQQQGNAQALPTEGLAPADSLNDPASESNGHPEMAAAVSSAVASLLPRTSTETLAPSSTFAVASPAKLQAAVAEVANGIEGGKLNPQPAPIKTLVKKENQWFDVGIVKVTNMVVTHFFIPEDDSQVEDDSGAIPDYNQMKKMELQPGTAYKFRVAGINACGRGSFSEISAFKTCLPGFPGAPCAIKISKSPDGAHLTWEPPSVTSGKIIEYSVYLAIQSTQTAEPKASTPAQLAFMRVYCGPNPSCLVQSSSLSNAHIDYTTKPAIIFRIAARNEKGYGPATQVRWLQESSKDGTLAKPAPKRPVSSPDTKAAGQKKARTDQ from the exons CAACAAACCAATGGTTTATCCCTGCGGTTCGTGGTGATATTCCCCCTGGATGTGCTGCATACGGTTTTGTTTGTGATGGCACCCGGCTTCTGGTTTTTGGTGGAATGGTGGAATATGGAAAATACAGCAATGATCTCTATGAGCTACAG GCCAGCAGATGGGAATGGAAAAAGTTGAAAGCTAAGACTCCCAAAAATGGCCCACCTCCCTGTCCTCGACTTGGCCACAGTTTCTCGCTGGTGGGTAACAAGTGCTACTTGTTTGGAGGACTGGCTAATGACAGCGAGGACCCCAAAAACAACATCCCCAG ATACCTGAATGATCTGTACACCCTGGAGCTTCGTGCTGGCTCCAGTGTTGTGGGCTGGGATATACCAATTACTTACGGTGTTTTGCCGCCTCCTCGCGAGAGCCACACTGCCGTAGTATACACAGAAAAGGACAGCAAGAAATCTCGCCTGATCATCTATGGAGGGATGAGTGGCTGTCGTCTGGGAGATCTATGGACCCTTGACATCG ACACCCTGACCTGGACTAAGCCATCAGTGAATGGCACAGCACCTCTGCCCAGGAGTCTTCACTCTGCCACCACCATCACAAACAA GATGTTTGTGTTTGGGGGATGGGTTCCCCTGGTTATGGATGATGTGAAGGTGGCCACACATGAGAAGGAATGGAAGTGCACAAACACACTGGCCTGCCTAAATCTCG ACTCCATGGCCTGGGAATCAGTGGTGATGGATACTCTGGAGGACAATATCCCAAGGGCTCGGGCAGGACATTGCTCTGTGGCCATCAACTCTAGGTTGTATGTCTGGAGTGGCCGTGACGGTTACCGTAAAGCGTGGAACAACCAAGTCTGCTGTAAAGACCTCTGGTACCTTGAAACAG AGAGGCCACACGCTCCCTCGAGAGTGCAGCTAGTCCGTGCCAACACCAACTCCCTGGAGGTAAGCTGGGGCGCTGTGTCCACCGCAGACACCTACCTGCTGCAGCTACAAAAGTACGACATTCCAGCCGCCACTGCTGTGACCTCGCCGGCCCTCAATGCCGCCACCTCTCTGCAAGGGAACTTGCCTAAGAGCCCAGCCACAGCTGCTCCCTCTGCTCAGAACCTACCACACACAG CTATCTTGAAGGTGGCAGCGCCTCCATCTGGCACGGGTACCTCCCTTGTCACTGTGCGACCAAACCAGGCTGGGAAATCCCCTGTCACTGTGACATCACTTCTTCCAGGAGTTCGCATGGTTGTTCCTGCCCAGACCGCCCAAGGAACA CCAGTCGGCAACAGCCCTCAGATGAGTGGCATGGCAGCTTTGGCTGCAGCTGCAGCAGCCACACAGAAGATCCCACCCTCTTCAAGCACTGTACTCAACATTCCAGCAGGTGCCACCCTTGTCAAAACCATGGCTGTCTCCCCTGGCTCCACCACAGTCAAAATGGCATCTCCTCTCATG GTTAGTAACCCAGCCACTCGCATGCTGAAGACAGCTGCAGCTCAGGTGGGCACAGCGACCGTATCGTCACCCAACTCGCCCAACAGACCCATCATCACTGTGCACAAGTCGGGCACGGTTACCGTAGCCCAGCAACACCAGGTGGTTACCACCATGGTGGGAGGAGTCACCAAGACCATCACCCTGGTCAAGAGCCCCCTCACAATGGGAGGCAGCGGCACTTTG ATCTCCAACCTTGGCAAGATGATGTCTGTGGTACAAACCAAGCCAGTGCagacatcagctgttacaggCCAGGCTTCCACTAACCCTCTCACACAGCTCATACAG ACTAAGGGTTCTCTCCCTGCCGGCACCATACTGAAGCTGGTGACCTCAGCGGATGGCAagcccaccaccatcatcaccacgtcCCAGGCGGGAGGAACAGGGAACAAACCCACCATCCTGAACATCAGCGGCATGTCGCCCACCACAACCAAACAGGGCACCACCATCATCAAGACCATCCCTATGTCTGCTATTATGACCCAGCCTGGAGCCACAG TGACCAGCAGCACAGGGAAGACGCCCTATACTATCATCACCACCAAGATGATGACCACTGGCACTCCAGGCAAAATCATCACCACCATGCCCAAGCTTGGCACTGCAACTGGCCAGCAAGGGCTGACACAG GTGGTTTTGAAGGGAGCTCCTGGCCAACCTGGCACCATTCTGCGCACTGTACCCATGGGTGGAGTCCGACTCGTCACCCCGGTCACAATGTCTTCTGTCAAGCCCAATGTAACTACACTGGTCGTCAAGGGAACAACTG GTGTCACCACCCTGGGGACTGTCACAGGGACAGTCTCCTCCAGTCTGGCAGGGAGCTTTGTAGCCAGTGCCAATGCCTCTCTGGCAACTCCAATCACCACCCTGGGCACCATTGCCACCCTGTCCAGTCAAGTTATCAACCCCACTGCCATCACTGTGTCAGCAGCCCAGACCAGTCTGACCACAGCTACTACCCTTTCCACTTCCACCATG TCGGCAAACCAGCCAACCCAGGTGACTCTCATCACCACCCCCAGCGGGGTTGAGGCCCAGCCAGTGCAGGACTTGCCTGTGTCCTTCCTGGCCTCCCCCACCTCTGAGCAGCCCTCTTCTACTGAGGTTGGCGATGGCACTGTCACCATGGTCTGCTCCAACCCCCCCTGTGAGACCCACGAGACGGGCACCACCAACACCGCAACCACAGCCTCCTCCGATATAGGTGGGGTGCAGAGGGTCTGCTCCAACCCCCCCTGTGAGACCCACGAGACGGGCACCACCAACACCGCAACCACAGCCTCCTCCGATATAGGTGGGGTGCAGAGGGTCTGCTCCAACCCCCCCTGTGAGACCCACGAGACGGGCACCACCAACACCGCAACGACCGCCTCCACCGACATGGGCGGGGCAATGAGGGTGTGTACAAGCCCTCCATCAGAGACCCACGAGACGGGCACCACTAACACCTCAACCATCGCCCACACCATCATGGGGTCTAACCAACTGGGCACTGTCCAGAGTAGCTCATCCTCTCACCCcccatctctgtcctctccccctcAGACGACCACCTCTTCTTCCCCCGGAACCGCCACAGGCAAACAGGGACCAGAGAACCTGAGCACCGGCACCACATTCACCCCCACCACGGCATGCTCCAACATGGGCTCAGCCCAGACCGGAACTGTGCAGAGTCCAAAGCCAGCCATGGGCTCTACGGTGTGCTTAAACCCACCCTGCGAGACACATGAAACAGGCACAACCAACACTGCCACTCAGTCCTTGTCCAGCATGGGTAATGGGCAGACTGGCACTGTGCAGAGGGTGTGCTCAAACCCACCCTGCGAGACCCACGAAACTGGGACCACCAACACCCCGTCCCAGGCCAACTCAAACATGGCCGGGAACCAGACTGGCACTGTGCAGAGGGTGTGTTCCAACCCCCCCTGTGAAACCCACGAGACTGGCACCACCAACACGGCAACTACTGCCACAG CAGATGGAGCAGACAGTGCCACCAGCAGTACAGAGACTCCTTCCACCACTGCATCAGAAACAACCCCAGCCACCATCCAGAGCAGAGCCATCACTACTGTGACCCAGTCCACACCAGCCCCGGGGCCCTCAGTACCT TCCATTTTGTCGATCACTGAGGGTGCAGCAGGTTCCACAGAAGAGCCCATGCAGACAGACACGGCCACGGAGGGGGGAGAGACGGCTATGGAGACTGGGCTGTCCCCAGAGCTGTCAGAGGGACAGATGGGGACAGGTCTGTCTGCAGAGGAGCTGGCTGTGACCGCAGCTGCGGAGGCAGCGGCGCAGGCTGCTGCCACAGAGGAGGCCCAGGCCCTGGCCATTCAGGCAGTCCTCCAGGCAGCACAGCAGGCAGTCATGA ACGAGGGTGATTCTGGCTCGACCGGACAGCAGGCCATCACACTCCCCATCGTCCTGACCCAGCAGGAGTTGGCAGCCTTGgtccagcagcagcaccagctccAGGAAGCTCAGGCCCAGGCTCAGGCCCAGGCTCAGGCCCAGGCTCAGGCCCAGGCTCAGGCCCAGGCTCAGGCCCAGGCTCAGCAGCAAGGAAACGCCCAGGCCCTACCCACTGAGGGCCTTGCCCCCGCAGACAGCCTCAACGACCCTGCGTCTGAGAGCAACGGGCACCCCGAGATGGCTGCAGCTGTCTCCAGCGCTGTGGCGTCACTGCTGCCGCGCACATCCACTGAGA CCCTGGCCCCCTCAAGCACATTTGCTGTTGCCAGTCCAGCCAAGCTGCAAGCTGCTGTAGCAGAGGTGGCCAATGGCATTGAGGGTGGG AAGCTAAACCCTCAACCAGCCCCTATCAAGACTCTTGTAAAAAAAGAGAACCAGTGGTTTGATGTTGGCATTGTCAAGGTGACAAACATGGTGGTTACGCACTTCTTCATCCCAGAGGACGATTCTCAAGTAGAG GATGACTCGGGTGCCatcccagactataaccagatgAAGAAAATGGAGCTGCAACCTGGCACAGCCTACAAGTTCCGTGTCGCTGGCATCAACGCTTGTGGTCGTGGTTCCTTCTCAGAGATATCTGCTTTTAAGACCTGTTTACCAGGCTTCCCTGGAGCACCTTGTGCCATCAAAATCAGCAAG AGCCCAGATGGTGCCCACCTCACCTGGGAGCCTCCCTCGGTGACATCAGGGAAGATCATTGAGTACTCTGTGTACCTGGCCATCCAGAGCACCCAGACAGCTGAGCCCAAGGCCTCCACCCCAGCCCAGCTGGCCTTCATGCGGGTGTACTGTGGGCCCAACCCCTCCTGCTTGGTGCAGTCCTCCAGCCTCTCCAATGCCCACATAGACTACACCACCAAGCCCGCCATCATCTTCCGCATAGCTGCGCGCAACGAGAAGGGCTACGGCCCTGCCACACAAGTCAGATGGCTGCAAG AGTCCAGCAAAGATGGAACCTTGGCAAAACCTGCCCCAAAAAGACCAGTTTCCTCGCCTGATAC TAAGGCTGCTGGTCAAAAGAAGGCAAGAACAGACCAGTGA
- the LOC106582878 gene encoding host cell factor 1 isoform X6, producing the protein MTGSMVSGTTGSTLQPRWKRVLGWSGPVPRPRHGHRAVAIKELMVVFGGGNEGIVDELHVYNTATNQWFIPAVRGDIPPGCAAYGFVCDGTRLLVFGGMVEYGKYSNDLYELQASRWEWKKLKAKTPKNGPPPCPRLGHSFSLVGNKCYLFGGLANDSEDPKNNIPRYLNDLYTLELRAGSSVVGWDIPITYGVLPPPRESHTAVVYTEKDSKKSRLIIYGGMSGCRLGDLWTLDIDTLTWTKPSVNGTAPLPRSLHSATTITNKMFVFGGWVPLVMDDVKVATHEKEWKCTNTLACLNLDSMAWESVVMDTLEDNIPRARAGHCSVAINSRLYVWSGRDGYRKAWNNQVCCKDLWYLETERPHAPSRVQLVRANTNSLEVSWGAVSTADTYLLQLQKYDIPAATAVTSPALNAATSLQGNLPKSPATAAPSAQNLPHTAILKVAAPPSGTGTSLVTVRPNQAGKSPVTVTSLLPGVRMVVPAQTAQGTPVGNSPQMSGMAALAAAAAATQKIPPSSSTVLNIPAGATLVKTMAVSPGSTTVKMASPLMVSNPATRMLKTAAAQVGTATVSSPNSPNRPIITVHKSGTVTVAQQHQVVTTMVGGVTKTITLVKSPLTMGGSGTLQISNLGKMMSVVQTKPVQTSAVTGQASTNPLTQLIQTKGSLPAGTILKLVTSADGKPTTIITTSQAGGTGNKPTILNISGMSPTTTKQGTTIIKTIPMSAIMTQPGATVTSSTGKTPYTIITTKMMTTGTPGKIITTMPKLGTATGQQGLTQVVLKGAPGQPGTILRTVPMGGVRLVTPVTMSSVKPNVTTLVVKGTTGVTTLGTVTGTVSSSLAGSFVASANASLATPITTLGTIATLSSQVINPTAITVSAAQTSLTTATTLSTSTMSANQPTQVTLITTPSGVEAQPVQDLPVSFLASPTSEQPSSTEVGDGTVTMVCSNPPCETHETGTTNTATTASSDIGGVQRVCSNPPCETHETGTTNTATTASSDIGGVQRVCSNPPCETHETGTTNTATTASTDMGGAMRTTTSSSPGTATGKQGPENLSTGTTFTPTTACSNMGSAQTGTVQSPKPAMGSTVCLNPPCETHETGTTNTATQSLSSMGNGQTGTVQRVCSNPPCETHETGTTNTPSQANSNMAGNQTGTVQRVCSNPPCETHETGTTNTATTATADGADSATSSTETPSTTASETTPATIQSRAITTVTQSTPAPGPSVPSILSITEGAAGSTEEPMQTDTATEGGETAMETGLSPELSEGQMGTGLSAEELAVTAAAEAAAQAAATEEAQALAIQAVLQAAQQAVMNEGDSGSTGQQAITLPIVLTQQELAALVQQQHQLQEAQAQAQAQAQAQAQAQAQAQAQAQAQQQGNAQALPTEGLAPADSLNDPASESNGHPEMAAAVSSAVASLLPRTSTETLAPSSTFAVASPAKLQAAVAEVANGIEGGKLNPQPAPIKTLVKKENQWFDVGIVKVTNMVVTHFFIPEDDSQVEDDSGAIPDYNQMKKMELQPGTAYKFRVAGINACGRGSFSEISAFKTCLPGFPGAPCAIKISKSPDGAHLTWEPPSVTSGKIIEYSVYLAIQSTQTAEPKASTPAQLAFMRVYCGPNPSCLVQSSSLSNAHIDYTTKPAIIFRIAARNEKGYGPATQVRWLQESSKDGTLAKPAPKRPVSSPDTKAAGQKKARTDQ; encoded by the exons CAACAAACCAATGGTTTATCCCTGCGGTTCGTGGTGATATTCCCCCTGGATGTGCTGCATACGGTTTTGTTTGTGATGGCACCCGGCTTCTGGTTTTTGGTGGAATGGTGGAATATGGAAAATACAGCAATGATCTCTATGAGCTACAG GCCAGCAGATGGGAATGGAAAAAGTTGAAAGCTAAGACTCCCAAAAATGGCCCACCTCCCTGTCCTCGACTTGGCCACAGTTTCTCGCTGGTGGGTAACAAGTGCTACTTGTTTGGAGGACTGGCTAATGACAGCGAGGACCCCAAAAACAACATCCCCAG ATACCTGAATGATCTGTACACCCTGGAGCTTCGTGCTGGCTCCAGTGTTGTGGGCTGGGATATACCAATTACTTACGGTGTTTTGCCGCCTCCTCGCGAGAGCCACACTGCCGTAGTATACACAGAAAAGGACAGCAAGAAATCTCGCCTGATCATCTATGGAGGGATGAGTGGCTGTCGTCTGGGAGATCTATGGACCCTTGACATCG ACACCCTGACCTGGACTAAGCCATCAGTGAATGGCACAGCACCTCTGCCCAGGAGTCTTCACTCTGCCACCACCATCACAAACAA GATGTTTGTGTTTGGGGGATGGGTTCCCCTGGTTATGGATGATGTGAAGGTGGCCACACATGAGAAGGAATGGAAGTGCACAAACACACTGGCCTGCCTAAATCTCG ACTCCATGGCCTGGGAATCAGTGGTGATGGATACTCTGGAGGACAATATCCCAAGGGCTCGGGCAGGACATTGCTCTGTGGCCATCAACTCTAGGTTGTATGTCTGGAGTGGCCGTGACGGTTACCGTAAAGCGTGGAACAACCAAGTCTGCTGTAAAGACCTCTGGTACCTTGAAACAG AGAGGCCACACGCTCCCTCGAGAGTGCAGCTAGTCCGTGCCAACACCAACTCCCTGGAGGTAAGCTGGGGCGCTGTGTCCACCGCAGACACCTACCTGCTGCAGCTACAAAAGTACGACATTCCAGCCGCCACTGCTGTGACCTCGCCGGCCCTCAATGCCGCCACCTCTCTGCAAGGGAACTTGCCTAAGAGCCCAGCCACAGCTGCTCCCTCTGCTCAGAACCTACCACACACAG CTATCTTGAAGGTGGCAGCGCCTCCATCTGGCACGGGTACCTCCCTTGTCACTGTGCGACCAAACCAGGCTGGGAAATCCCCTGTCACTGTGACATCACTTCTTCCAGGAGTTCGCATGGTTGTTCCTGCCCAGACCGCCCAAGGAACA CCAGTCGGCAACAGCCCTCAGATGAGTGGCATGGCAGCTTTGGCTGCAGCTGCAGCAGCCACACAGAAGATCCCACCCTCTTCAAGCACTGTACTCAACATTCCAGCAGGTGCCACCCTTGTCAAAACCATGGCTGTCTCCCCTGGCTCCACCACAGTCAAAATGGCATCTCCTCTCATG GTTAGTAACCCAGCCACTCGCATGCTGAAGACAGCTGCAGCTCAGGTGGGCACAGCGACCGTATCGTCACCCAACTCGCCCAACAGACCCATCATCACTGTGCACAAGTCGGGCACGGTTACCGTAGCCCAGCAACACCAGGTGGTTACCACCATGGTGGGAGGAGTCACCAAGACCATCACCCTGGTCAAGAGCCCCCTCACAATGGGAGGCAGCGGCACTTTG CAGATCTCCAACCTTGGCAAGATGATGTCTGTGGTACAAACCAAGCCAGTGCagacatcagctgttacaggCCAGGCTTCCACTAACCCTCTCACACAGCTCATACAG ACTAAGGGTTCTCTCCCTGCCGGCACCATACTGAAGCTGGTGACCTCAGCGGATGGCAagcccaccaccatcatcaccacgtcCCAGGCGGGAGGAACAGGGAACAAACCCACCATCCTGAACATCAGCGGCATGTCGCCCACCACAACCAAACAGGGCACCACCATCATCAAGACCATCCCTATGTCTGCTATTATGACCCAGCCTGGAGCCACAG TGACCAGCAGCACAGGGAAGACGCCCTATACTATCATCACCACCAAGATGATGACCACTGGCACTCCAGGCAAAATCATCACCACCATGCCCAAGCTTGGCACTGCAACTGGCCAGCAAGGGCTGACACAG GTGGTTTTGAAGGGAGCTCCTGGCCAACCTGGCACCATTCTGCGCACTGTACCCATGGGTGGAGTCCGACTCGTCACCCCGGTCACAATGTCTTCTGTCAAGCCCAATGTAACTACACTGGTCGTCAAGGGAACAACTG GTGTCACCACCCTGGGGACTGTCACAGGGACAGTCTCCTCCAGTCTGGCAGGGAGCTTTGTAGCCAGTGCCAATGCCTCTCTGGCAACTCCAATCACCACCCTGGGCACCATTGCCACCCTGTCCAGTCAAGTTATCAACCCCACTGCCATCACTGTGTCAGCAGCCCAGACCAGTCTGACCACAGCTACTACCCTTTCCACTTCCACCATG TCGGCAAACCAGCCAACCCAGGTGACTCTCATCACCACCCCCAGCGGGGTTGAGGCCCAGCCAGTGCAGGACTTGCCTGTGTCCTTCCTGGCCTCCCCCACCTCTGAGCAGCCCTCTTCTACTGAGGTTGGCGATGGCACTGTCACCATGGTCTGCTCCAACCCCCCCTGTGAGACCCACGAGACGGGCACCACCAACACCGCAACCACAGCCTCCTCCGATATAGGTGGGGTGCAGAGGGTCTGCTCCAACCCCCCCTGTGAGACCCACGAGACGGGCACCACCAACACCGCAACCACAGCCTCCTCCGATATAGGTGGGGTGCAGAGGGTCTGCTCCAACCCCCCCTGTGAGACCCACGAGACGGGCACCACCAACACCGCAACGACCGCCTCCACCGACATGGGCGGGGCAATGAGG ACGACCACCTCTTCTTCCCCCGGAACCGCCACAGGCAAACAGGGACCAGAGAACCTGAGCACCGGCACCACATTCACCCCCACCACGGCATGCTCCAACATGGGCTCAGCCCAGACCGGAACTGTGCAGAGTCCAAAGCCAGCCATGGGCTCTACGGTGTGCTTAAACCCACCCTGCGAGACACATGAAACAGGCACAACCAACACTGCCACTCAGTCCTTGTCCAGCATGGGTAATGGGCAGACTGGCACTGTGCAGAGGGTGTGCTCAAACCCACCCTGCGAGACCCACGAAACTGGGACCACCAACACCCCGTCCCAGGCCAACTCAAACATGGCCGGGAACCAGACTGGCACTGTGCAGAGGGTGTGTTCCAACCCCCCCTGTGAAACCCACGAGACTGGCACCACCAACACGGCAACTACTGCCACAG CAGATGGAGCAGACAGTGCCACCAGCAGTACAGAGACTCCTTCCACCACTGCATCAGAAACAACCCCAGCCACCATCCAGAGCAGAGCCATCACTACTGTGACCCAGTCCACACCAGCCCCGGGGCCCTCAGTACCT TCCATTTTGTCGATCACTGAGGGTGCAGCAGGTTCCACAGAAGAGCCCATGCAGACAGACACGGCCACGGAGGGGGGAGAGACGGCTATGGAGACTGGGCTGTCCCCAGAGCTGTCAGAGGGACAGATGGGGACAGGTCTGTCTGCAGAGGAGCTGGCTGTGACCGCAGCTGCGGAGGCAGCGGCGCAGGCTGCTGCCACAGAGGAGGCCCAGGCCCTGGCCATTCAGGCAGTCCTCCAGGCAGCACAGCAGGCAGTCATGA ACGAGGGTGATTCTGGCTCGACCGGACAGCAGGCCATCACACTCCCCATCGTCCTGACCCAGCAGGAGTTGGCAGCCTTGgtccagcagcagcaccagctccAGGAAGCTCAGGCCCAGGCTCAGGCCCAGGCTCAGGCCCAGGCTCAGGCCCAGGCTCAGGCCCAGGCTCAGGCCCAGGCTCAGCAGCAAGGAAACGCCCAGGCCCTACCCACTGAGGGCCTTGCCCCCGCAGACAGCCTCAACGACCCTGCGTCTGAGAGCAACGGGCACCCCGAGATGGCTGCAGCTGTCTCCAGCGCTGTGGCGTCACTGCTGCCGCGCACATCCACTGAGA CCCTGGCCCCCTCAAGCACATTTGCTGTTGCCAGTCCAGCCAAGCTGCAAGCTGCTGTAGCAGAGGTGGCCAATGGCATTGAGGGTGGG AAGCTAAACCCTCAACCAGCCCCTATCAAGACTCTTGTAAAAAAAGAGAACCAGTGGTTTGATGTTGGCATTGTCAAGGTGACAAACATGGTGGTTACGCACTTCTTCATCCCAGAGGACGATTCTCAAGTAGAG GATGACTCGGGTGCCatcccagactataaccagatgAAGAAAATGGAGCTGCAACCTGGCACAGCCTACAAGTTCCGTGTCGCTGGCATCAACGCTTGTGGTCGTGGTTCCTTCTCAGAGATATCTGCTTTTAAGACCTGTTTACCAGGCTTCCCTGGAGCACCTTGTGCCATCAAAATCAGCAAG AGCCCAGATGGTGCCCACCTCACCTGGGAGCCTCCCTCGGTGACATCAGGGAAGATCATTGAGTACTCTGTGTACCTGGCCATCCAGAGCACCCAGACAGCTGAGCCCAAGGCCTCCACCCCAGCCCAGCTGGCCTTCATGCGGGTGTACTGTGGGCCCAACCCCTCCTGCTTGGTGCAGTCCTCCAGCCTCTCCAATGCCCACATAGACTACACCACCAAGCCCGCCATCATCTTCCGCATAGCTGCGCGCAACGAGAAGGGCTACGGCCCTGCCACACAAGTCAGATGGCTGCAAG AGTCCAGCAAAGATGGAACCTTGGCAAAACCTGCCCCAAAAAGACCAGTTTCCTCGCCTGATAC TAAGGCTGCTGGTCAAAAGAAGGCAAGAACAGACCAGTGA